The proteins below are encoded in one region of Fibrella aestuarina BUZ 2:
- a CDS encoding helix-turn-helix domain-containing protein — protein sequence MTPHSDDIKQQVGSLIREARRTKGLTQKELADILEMDEKRLARLESGRMNPTISTLQRILNAAGCSVEMTLKL from the coding sequence ATGACACCCCACTCAGACGACATTAAGCAGCAAGTTGGCTCACTGATTCGTGAGGCACGGAGAACAAAAGGGCTCACTCAGAAAGAACTAGCAGATATTCTCGAGATGGACGAGAAAAGGCTAGCCAGACTTGAAAGTGGCCGAATGAATCCTACAATTAGTACGTTACAGCGAATTTTGAATGCGGCCGGTTGCTCAGTTGAGATGACACTAAAGCTGTAG
- a CDS encoding helix-turn-helix domain-containing protein: protein MSTVQIYDAWPIVPSLHEPTAPQPAQRGDLNHRFLAVMQTLGLTGYAVAKGAGIAEPTLSYIRSGKQKPAITLVEWLLNAYPQVDADYLLRGIGGPLRDSVLHDHEPTPLTGTGFELQLGRLRWYLREEVYPALEDDANLIYDEQGELIQHPDVALAIHLHREFVSYLGENQSQWWDDYWDELLYLCERFYTSSAQLASILGHPQFIALLHAYNQTV, encoded by the coding sequence ATGAGTACGGTGCAAATTTACGATGCCTGGCCCATTGTGCCAAGCCTCCATGAGCCAACGGCTCCCCAACCCGCCCAACGGGGCGACCTCAACCACCGCTTCTTAGCCGTCATGCAGACCTTAGGCCTGACGGGCTACGCTGTGGCTAAAGGCGCGGGCATTGCCGAGCCCACCCTGAGTTATATACGCTCCGGTAAGCAGAAACCCGCCATTACGTTAGTGGAGTGGCTACTAAACGCCTACCCGCAGGTGGATGCCGACTACCTGCTGCGGGGCATCGGTGGGCCCCTGCGAGATAGCGTACTACACGACCACGAACCGACGCCACTTACGGGAACAGGCTTCGAGCTGCAACTGGGGCGGCTGCGCTGGTATTTGCGCGAAGAAGTCTACCCCGCCCTGGAAGACGACGCCAACCTCATCTACGACGAGCAGGGCGAGCTGATTCAGCACCCGGACGTGGCGTTAGCGATCCACCTCCACCGCGAATTTGTATCCTATCTGGGCGAGAACCAGTCGCAGTGGTGGGACGACTACTGGGACGAGCTGCTTTATCTCTGCGAGCGGTTCTACACCTCGTCGGCTCAACTGGCCTCGATTCTGGGGCATCCTCAGTTCATTGCGCTGTTGCACGCTTACAATCAGACGGTGTAA